A stretch of the Flavobacterium aquiphilum genome encodes the following:
- a CDS encoding patatin-like phospholipase family protein, with protein sequence MKTKKQIAHQNLGIAKKNKIILSIDGGGMRGILTIQLLKRLEAIAGSPCYEWCDMVAGTSTGGIIASLILNKKSAQEIEDLYVKLVSRVFTKRNMLANRFYNPPAFDKINYRTLLKEIVGDKTLQDVCKETGLDCVLTSKDMSAGEETFFTCVNKDDNFIGTYKSVLLRGVMEATMSAPTYFTPFERFIDSGTTTFNNPVLAAVLEALEYTGKEKYKSDQLTVFSFGTGTTLRFIAPDKTQDPKGIDALFWLNYVMEETGKDASEMQVDVLRSGLIKGLDFRRYQISFDEETMSKLPNEKIEHIQSLKADWLHSLNNEELGNIDMADVSLFPLMITIGNAMADYICPPDEENLPITERKGNWFRSDFVYSKTGRGTLVTARGDVASIKKHLESKTWIENQPTA encoded by the coding sequence ATGAAAACAAAAAAGCAAATTGCACATCAAAATTTAGGAATCGCCAAAAAAAATAAAATAATACTAAGCATCGATGGTGGTGGGATGAGAGGAATATTAACCATTCAGTTACTAAAAAGACTGGAAGCAATAGCTGGAAGTCCCTGTTATGAATGGTGCGACATGGTGGCTGGAACATCTACAGGAGGAATTATTGCTTCTCTAATACTTAATAAAAAGAGTGCTCAAGAAATAGAAGATCTTTACGTAAAACTGGTTTCCAGAGTTTTCACAAAACGAAATATGTTGGCTAATCGTTTTTACAACCCACCCGCTTTTGACAAAATTAATTACAGGACTCTTCTCAAGGAAATTGTTGGAGACAAAACCCTTCAAGATGTCTGTAAAGAAACTGGTCTGGATTGTGTTTTGACTTCAAAAGATATGTCTGCGGGCGAAGAAACTTTTTTTACCTGCGTCAATAAAGATGATAATTTTATAGGTACCTACAAATCGGTTTTGCTTCGGGGCGTTATGGAAGCCACAATGTCGGCACCAACTTATTTCACTCCATTTGAACGATTTATTGACAGTGGAACAACCACTTTTAACAATCCCGTGCTAGCTGCAGTATTGGAAGCATTAGAATATACCGGAAAAGAAAAATACAAATCAGATCAATTAACTGTTTTCAGTTTTGGAACAGGAACCACACTTCGATTTATAGCTCCTGACAAAACACAAGATCCCAAAGGCATTGATGCTTTGTTTTGGCTCAATTATGTTATGGAAGAAACAGGTAAAGACGCCAGTGAAATGCAAGTTGATGTTTTGCGTAGTGGGTTAATCAAAGGACTGGATTTTCGCAGATACCAAATCTCCTTTGACGAAGAAACGATGTCAAAATTACCAAATGAAAAAATAGAACATATCCAATCACTGAAAGCCGATTGGTTACATAGCCTAAATAATGAAGAATTAGGAAACATCGACATGGCTGACGTCAGTTTGTTCCCTTTGATGATTACCATCGGAAATGCAATGGCGGATTACATTTGCCCTCCTGATGAAGAAAATCTTCCAATCACAGAGCGAAAAGGAAATTGGTTCCGCTCTGATTTCGTGTACAGTAAAACTGGTAGAGGAACATTAGTTACCGCAAGAGGTGATGTCGCATCCATCAAAAAACATCTTGAAAGTAAAACTTGGATTGAAAATCAACCAACCGCTTGA
- a CDS encoding DUF6048 family protein, giving the protein MRQLLKYSFSIYFLLSLLFVQAQEKTTTTTVEQGVKITEQKSTVPTKKTPEKKLDSTKTEPPKPKMDRYGLIVGVDINKVARSFYDSNYKGIAFTGDYRFSKKNYLYAELGSESITVEDPLLTTTTKGSYLKFGLNRNLYTNWLDMENLITIGVRGGFSTFNEELKNYRIYNPNPYFGPSELIDSGVTHNGLTASWAEVSAGINVKVFNNVYVGFSLQVKALITNSEPTDFENLYIPGFNRTYDGNFGAGFNYTIAYFIPIYKKKVVPVEVKKVSKAPTNGAVKTVPRQ; this is encoded by the coding sequence ATGAGACAATTATTAAAATATTCTTTTAGTATTTACTTTTTGTTGTCTCTGTTATTTGTACAGGCGCAAGAAAAAACGACTACCACAACTGTTGAACAGGGTGTTAAAATAACGGAGCAAAAAAGTACTGTTCCAACAAAAAAGACTCCTGAAAAAAAACTCGATTCAACAAAAACGGAACCTCCAAAACCCAAAATGGACCGATATGGTTTAATTGTTGGTGTTGATATCAATAAAGTGGCTCGATCATTTTATGATTCCAATTATAAAGGAATCGCGTTTACGGGTGATTATCGATTTTCCAAAAAAAACTATTTATACGCAGAACTAGGTAGTGAAAGCATCACAGTTGAGGATCCTTTATTGACCACTACAACCAAAGGATCTTATCTTAAATTCGGTCTAAACCGTAATCTCTACACAAATTGGTTGGATATGGAAAACCTTATCACAATAGGTGTACGAGGCGGTTTCAGCACATTTAATGAAGAGTTAAAGAACTATCGTATCTATAATCCAAATCCTTATTTTGGACCATCTGAGCTTATCGATTCTGGAGTTACACACAATGGATTGACAGCCAGTTGGGCAGAAGTTTCTGCAGGAATAAATGTAAAAGTATTCAACAATGTTTATGTTGGTTTTAGCTTACAAGTAAAAGCATTGATAACAAATTCGGAGCCTACTGATTTTGAAAATCTTTATATTCCAGGTTTCAACAGAACCTATGATGGTAATTTTGGAGCTGGATTCAATTATACCATTGCTTATTTTATTCCTATCTATAAAAAGAAAGTTGTACCGGTAGAAGTAAAAAAAGTTTCGAAAGCGCCCACTAATGGAGCAGTAAAAACGGTACCAAGACAATAA
- the rlmD gene encoding 23S rRNA (uracil(1939)-C(5))-methyltransferase RlmD produces the protein MARKNTDKVVFHQIKVLDAGAKGVSVAKAPDGKVIFIPNVVPGDVVDVQTFKKRKAYYEGKAVHFHELSEHRVDPICEHFGVCGGCKWQNMNYNQQLFFKHNEVKNHLQRIGKIELPEFEPILGSEKQFFYRNKMEFSFSNSRWLTEAEIGSDQDLMNRNALGFHIPKMWDKILDINKCHLQEDPSNAIRNEVRAFANEHGLTFFNPRAHEGLLRTLMLRTASTGEIMVLIQFFEDDKTNRELILDHLYEKFPQITSLQYVVNNKANDTLYDTDIILYKGRDYILEEMEGLKFSINAKSFYQTNSEQAYELYKIARDFAGLTGNEIVYDLYTGTGTIAQFVSKKAKKVIGVESVPDAIKDAKANAKRNNIDNCEFFVGDMKVVFNDAFITQHGHPEVIITDPPRDGMHKDVIEQIMKIAPEKVVYVSCNSATQARDLALMDEKYKVTRVRPVDMFPQTHHVENVVLLERR, from the coding sequence GCGTTTCGGTGGCAAAAGCCCCCGACGGAAAAGTAATTTTTATCCCAAATGTAGTTCCGGGAGATGTGGTTGACGTACAAACTTTCAAGAAACGCAAAGCGTATTATGAAGGGAAAGCAGTTCATTTCCATGAATTATCAGAACATCGTGTGGATCCAATTTGCGAACATTTTGGTGTTTGCGGTGGTTGTAAATGGCAAAATATGAATTACAACCAACAATTGTTTTTCAAACACAATGAAGTAAAAAATCATTTGCAACGCATTGGAAAAATCGAACTTCCAGAATTTGAACCGATTTTAGGTTCGGAAAAACAGTTTTTTTACAGAAATAAAATGGAGTTTTCGTTTTCGAACAGCCGTTGGTTGACCGAAGCCGAAATTGGAAGTGACCAAGATTTAATGAACCGAAATGCACTTGGTTTCCATATTCCAAAAATGTGGGACAAAATCCTGGACATTAATAAATGTCATCTACAAGAAGACCCATCGAATGCAATTCGTAATGAAGTTCGCGCCTTTGCCAACGAGCATGGTTTGACTTTCTTTAATCCGAGAGCGCACGAAGGTTTACTTAGAACGTTGATGCTTAGAACGGCTTCGACGGGTGAAATCATGGTTTTGATTCAGTTTTTTGAAGATGACAAAACCAACAGAGAATTGATTCTTGATCACCTTTACGAAAAATTTCCGCAGATTACTTCCCTGCAATATGTGGTTAACAATAAAGCAAACGACACTTTATATGATACCGACATCATTTTATACAAAGGTAGAGATTACATCCTGGAAGAAATGGAAGGTTTGAAATTTAGTATTAACGCTAAATCTTTTTACCAAACCAATTCGGAGCAAGCATACGAATTATACAAAATAGCCAGAGATTTTGCCGGACTTACCGGAAATGAAATCGTTTATGATTTATACACGGGAACAGGCACCATTGCTCAATTTGTTTCCAAAAAAGCAAAAAAAGTGATTGGTGTAGAAAGTGTCCCTGATGCTATAAAAGATGCCAAAGCCAATGCAAAACGCAATAATATTGATAATTGCGAGTTCTTTGTTGGGGATATGAAAGTCGTTTTTAATGATGCTTTTATTACGCAACACGGTCATCCGGAAGTGATTATCACAGACCCGCCGAGAGATGGTATGCACAAAGATGTAATTGAACAAATCATGAAAATTGCCCCTGAAAAAGTAGTTTACGTAAGTTGCAACTCGGCTACACAAGCAAGGGATTTAGCGTTAATGGACGAAAAATACAAAGTTACGAGAGTGCGCCCGGTGGATATGTTTCCGCAGACACATCATGTTGAAAATGTTGTACTTTTGGAAAGAAGATAA
- a CDS encoding DUF6452 family protein, protein MKKIIAFFIIILGFASSSCEPDDICDPTTPTTPRMLIKFYDISNPSVQKNVTNLKVVGEGMSEGVVLNPSAVDDTKYLANGNNILLPLKTDADIVKYKFILNYGNKNPLLVNTDNLEFHYTRENLYVSRACGYKTIFTLDPTKQFILTDNTPADELWMQYVIVAQNNITYENETIIKIFF, encoded by the coding sequence ATGAAAAAAATAATTGCTTTTTTTATTATTATTCTAGGTTTCGCCTCCTCCAGTTGTGAGCCCGATGATATTTGTGATCCTACTACTCCAACAACGCCTAGAATGCTTATTAAGTTTTATGACATTTCAAATCCTTCCGTCCAAAAAAACGTAACGAATTTAAAAGTTGTTGGCGAAGGAATGAGTGAAGGAGTCGTTTTGAATCCGTCAGCAGTTGATGACACCAAATATTTAGCTAACGGTAACAATATTTTACTTCCGTTAAAAACAGATGCTGATATTGTAAAATATAAATTCATACTAAATTACGGTAACAAGAATCCATTACTGGTGAATACCGATAATTTAGAATTTCATTACACCAGAGAGAATTTATATGTATCCAGAGCTTGTGGCTACAAGACTATTTTTACTTTGGATCCAACTAAACAATTTATACTAACAGATAATACACCTGCTGATGAATTATGGATGCAATATGTGATTGTGGCACAAAATAACATAACATACGAAAATGAGACAATTATTAAAATATTCTTTTAG